The DNA window CGGTCGATCCAGCCGAAGTGGTACGCGGCGACGGTGTCCATGGGGGCGGCCAGTCGGCCGACGGCCTCGCGCAGCCGCGGGGTGCACAGGGTGCGGCCGCGCTCCAGGAGGGCCGGCACCGACACCGTCGCCTCCGTGGACTGCGTGTCGAGGCGTGTATCCACGCGCATTCCCTCTCCCTCGGGTCTGTGGTGCGCTGCAAGCGGTGGCGCCGCCCCGGGCGGCGCCGTGCCGGCGGGGCAACTCCGCCGGTCGGGCGTGTGCGGAACCGGGTCGGTGCCGGTCCAGGGTCCGGTCGGCGATTCGCCATGCGGTCCGACGTGCCGTCCGACGTACGGTCCGGCGGGGGGTCCGACCTCGGATGCGGCCTCGGGTACGGCCTTGGGTACGGCCTGGGGTGCGGCCTTGGGTGCGGCCTGGGGTGCGGCCGGTCGGTTCACCGCGGCCACCTCCCCGCGGCATAGGCCGCCGCCAGGTCGGCGGACCGGGCGCCCAGCGTGGCCAGCGCCTCGTCGGCGGCGGTGTGCCCGCTGCGGACGGCGCCCTCCATGGTCGCGGGCCACCCGGTCGCGGTCCACGCACCGGCCAGCAGCAGCCCCGGGACCCGGGTGCGGGCACCGGGCCGCAGCCGGGCACTGCCCGGCGCGGGGTCGAAGGTCGCGGTGCGCTCACGGGTGACGAAGAAGTCCCGCAGCCGGGCGCCGCGCGCGGCCGGCAGCAGCCGCTCCAGCTCCGGCAGATAGCGGCGGCGCAGCTCGGCCACCGGCAGGTCGATCTCGTCCTGGGCGGCGGACTGGGAGACCGCGAGGTACTGGGCGTGCGGGTCCCGCTCGGCGAGCCCGGAGTGCCGGGTCCGGTCGAACACCCACTGGACGGGTGTGCCGATACCGGCAAAGAACGGCCTGCGCAGCACCCGGCGGTCGTAGATGGCATGCACGTTGAGGATGGGCGCCGTGCCGAGTCGGCGCAACCGGTCCTGGCCGTCGAGGCTGTCCGGGGGGAGCAGCTGGGCGGCGGCGTCCTGCGGTACGGCCAGCACCACGGCGTCCGCGTGCAGCAGCTCACCCCCGGCGGGCAGCCGCTCGCCCTCCACCCGGACGGCGTGCCGGTCGTGGCCCTGTGCGGTCGGGCGGTGCGTATTCGAACCTTGGGACGACACGTTCCCCGCGCCCGGAGCGTCCGCCTCCGGGCCGCCGGCGGATGACTTCAGGGCCGCCGCCCTGGCCCGCAGCAGGACCCGGACGCCGCTGCGGTGCAGCGCGTCCAGTGCCGCGTCATGGTGGATGACGCCCAGGGGGACGTCGGCCCAGCCGATGTCGGAGGCGCCGGGCGCGGAGAGCAGCCCGGTCTTGAAGACCATGGCGGCCAGGGCCAGCGACACCTGGTCGGCGGTGGCGTTCAGGGTGGCGACGCCCACCAGGTCCCAGAGCGCCTCGACGGTGCGGCGCGACTGGCCCTGCTGCCGCAGCCAGTCGCCGAAGGAGCGCTCGTCCAGTGCCGGGTCGGCCGGGTCCAGGCCGTACAGCGCCAGGGTCGCCCGGACCACCTGGAGCCGCTCGGCGGTGCCCAGGTGCGGATAGCGCGCCAGGCTGCCCGCCAGGTGCAGCGGCACGGGCAGCGCGGTGCGGCGCAGCCGGCCGAGCCGAAGGCCCTCCATCCGGCCCGGGTCGGCGCCGGAGACGTCCAGGACGGGCACATCGAGCCGCCGCTGCACGGAGACCATCCCGCCGGCGCCGAGCCGGTCGATCAGCCCGCGGTAGGCCGTGCAGCAGCGCAGGAAGACATGCTGGCCGTTGTCGACGGTGAGGTCGCCCCGCTGGAAGGAGAAGGCCAGGCCGCCGAGGCGCGGGCGGCCCTCCACCAGCGTCACGGCGAGTCCGGCCTCGGCCAGCCGCAGGGCGGCGGTGATACCGGCCAGCCCGCCGCCGATGACGACCGCGGTGGCCCGGTCCTGCTGCGTGGCGCTGCTCATCGCCTCTCCCCCCGGGTGCGGGCGCTGCCTTCCGGCGGCCGCACGGCTGCTGCACTGGACGCGTCCGCCCGCCCGCGTGGTCGCGCGGTGTCTGCGGGTGGCGGTGTTGCGGTCAAGAGCGTCCTCCGGCCAGTCCGGACAGCGCCACATAGGCCTTCTCCCAGCCGGGCAGCGACACCCTGCCGCGCAGTACCGACTCGGGCTCTGCGGCGATGCGCCGCAGCAGCCGGTGGTAGATGCCCGCCATGGCGGCGGCGCATGCGCGACTGCGGCGGTCGAGCATCGGCAGCAGCAGCAGCCCCTCCTCGAAGTACTGCTGGGCGCGGGCCGCCTGGAAGGCGATCAGCCCGGTGAAGTCGGCACCGGCGACCGGCTGCGCGGCGCCGAAGCCGGCCTCGCAGCCGAACCGCGCCAGGTCCTCGGCGGGCAGGTAGGTGCGGCCGGTGCCGGCGTCCTCCCGCAGGTCGCGCAGGATGTTGGTGAGCTGGAGGGCCAGGCCGAGGGTGTCGGCGTACTCGGCGCCCAGCTTGGGGTCGGTGCAGCCGAAGACGCCGAGTGAGAGGCGCCCGATGGAGCCGGCCACGCAGCGGCAGTAGGCGCGCAGTTCGTCGAAGGTCGCGTACTCGACGCCCCGCAGGTCCATCTCCACGCCGTCGATCAGCTCGTCGAAGGCGTCCACCGGCACGGGGAAGCGCACGGCGGCATCGGCCAGGGCGACCTTGACGGGGTCGGTGTCGTCCTCCTGCACCTCGCCGGCCCGCACCTCGTCCAGCAGCGCCCGGGTGCGGCCGAGCAGCTCCGTCTTGCGCTCCGGCGGAAGGTCGCCGTCGCCGATGTCGTCGACCCGGCGGGCGAGGGCGTAGAGCGCGGACATGGCGAGCCGCTTGGGCTCCGGAAGCAGCCGGATCCCGTAGCCGAAGTTGC is part of the Peterkaempfera bronchialis genome and encodes:
- the hpnE gene encoding hydroxysqualene dehydroxylase HpnE, with the protein product MSSATQQDRATAVVIGGGLAGITAALRLAEAGLAVTLVEGRPRLGGLAFSFQRGDLTVDNGQHVFLRCCTAYRGLIDRLGAGGMVSVQRRLDVPVLDVSGADPGRMEGLRLGRLRRTALPVPLHLAGSLARYPHLGTAERLQVVRATLALYGLDPADPALDERSFGDWLRQQGQSRRTVEALWDLVGVATLNATADQVSLALAAMVFKTGLLSAPGASDIGWADVPLGVIHHDAALDALHRSGVRVLLRARAAALKSSAGGPEADAPGAGNVSSQGSNTHRPTAQGHDRHAVRVEGERLPAGGELLHADAVVLAVPQDAAAQLLPPDSLDGQDRLRRLGTAPILNVHAIYDRRVLRRPFFAGIGTPVQWVFDRTRHSGLAERDPHAQYLAVSQSAAQDEIDLPVAELRRRYLPELERLLPAARGARLRDFFVTRERTATFDPAPGSARLRPGARTRVPGLLLAGAWTATGWPATMEGAVRSGHTAADEALATLGARSADLAAAYAAGRWPR
- the hpnD gene encoding presqualene diphosphate synthase HpnD, with amino-acid sequence MAAYRYCEAVTGMQARNFGYGIRLLPEPKRLAMSALYALARRVDDIGDGDLPPERKTELLGRTRALLDEVRAGEVQEDDTDPVKVALADAAVRFPVPVDAFDELIDGVEMDLRGVEYATFDELRAYCRCVAGSIGRLSLGVFGCTDPKLGAEYADTLGLALQLTNILRDLREDAGTGRTYLPAEDLARFGCEAGFGAAQPVAGADFTGLIAFQAARAQQYFEEGLLLLPMLDRRSRACAAAMAGIYHRLLRRIAAEPESVLRGRVSLPGWEKAYVALSGLAGGRS